Genomic window (Festucalex cinctus isolate MCC-2025b chromosome 7, RoL_Fcin_1.0, whole genome shotgun sequence):
cctattttcaaatggtgataactaaagaatggaataaggaagaaacatactttttttctattgaaagaatggaattcaatctttcatatggtatcaaTCATGTTTACGTagtcaatattctgtttgccttgaaaaatgAGTGACGATGCTCAAAATCGTctggcactgtcggggttgttttttggataacgttttgCAGTTAAAGAGTTAATTTGACCTATAAGGTCTTATCATTAATTTCCACCTATCATAAGCATGGCTGAAGCATAACTCCAGCAATTAATTGGGGTTCATCGTACTTCTTTTGTAAAAGGCTTCATGCATGAGATCAGTTCAAGCACTCATGTGACGAAAAAAATCTGAGGCTGAAAAATAACAACCTGATCCACCAGCTCGCCAAGAGGGCTTCCCTCCTCTGTGAGCTCTCGCTTCGTCCACACGTAGCGCTGCTTTGTCTTTATCTGCAGACGAAAGAGtaaaaaatttgttttaatcTGACTTGCACAAGTAAGACTTTTGTGTAGTTTgtgtagctttaaaaaaaaaaaaaaaaaaaaaaaaaaaaaaaaaaaaaaaaaaaaactatgcctGTACCATTGCTATCCCTTGAAAAGCATTTGGCTACTTTTACAAGAATTTCAGTTTCTGTTGAAAAACTAATgccttttctttgctttttaacttaaaaaaatacatttaaaatacaaatttagaGAGTTAAAGGGAACTGGAATGCCGCCTATCTTTTAGCAGCAAAAGCAGAATGTAAtaagctattttcattttttggggggtttgtttgtttgtttgtttttacagtaaaaGTCCAATgttaaaaatgatttgattcctcaaacctaatttaaaaaagaaaaaaaatatgactgtaAAACAAATGTCATGACTGTCATTTCCCGATAgaagaaaaatgtaattattcatacattaagaaataaaaataatattgtatACCATTTTAAGTCTAAACGTCAAGAATGCACTGGGCACTGTTAAATTAATACCTTAATCAAGAATGAGCATTTTAAAGGTAGAATTTTTGACACAGCTCCTACGTTGAATTCAATTAGATATCACAATTTATCTAATGAAAGTGCGTGCTGAGTATTCCTGTGCTGTCCAACTGTACATTTCAtatttctgacaaaaagacCTCATTGTCTGCACGTCAAtgattatattttaatttagcCAAGCAGATTATAACGTGCCAAAGCATAATGACTTGCATTAATgcctcattaaataattaagcCCATCGTGCCTTGCAGCTGCCGGCAAGCGCCTGCTGCTTTATGAGCATCGGCATGTAACCCGACCTGCTGTGATGACATGATGAAGCCTCAATTTACTGTCTAGATGTGTCTTGTTAGTTACTGCTTGATGCGAATGCAGACTTATTTAATCACGCGGCTACTTAATGTGACATTTCGCTTCTACCTTGGACAGGAAGGGTTCGTTGGTGATCTTGAAGTTACGTAACCACTCGGTGGCTTGTAAAGGCTGGTCGAGGCGAGAGGGGTTGAAGGACGAAGGGATCAGCTCCTTGCAGTTCTTCACCCACCTGTGAGCTACGTGGAGAGAATATTTCAAAACTCTTATTTGATTGGCAATCAATAGATGACTTtgctatactgtatatttttctcTGATATGCAATCCTGTTTTCATGCAAGGGGTCATACTGAGCAGAATATATGCTGGAGGTGTTGTGACATAGCTAGCTTTAACTACAAGGCATTATTGGTAAGGCCaccctgaaaagaaaaaataataattacatgccgaggataaaaaaaaaaaaaaaaataataataataaaaaaaataataataataataataataataataataattatatatatatatatatatatatatatatatatatatatatatatatatatatatatattttagcaaATTGTACATCTTCACAACTAAAGTTGTAAtttactaggaaaaaaaaatcatattttagaTAAAACTAgtatatttttagaaaaatataGTATACGATTTTAAAAAGTCTGCAAGAAAATAAtagtacatttttaaaagacAGCCATCCAATTTGAGACATTTTTTACTATctgtcccttttttttcccttgtaaaATTTGTCAACAGAGTGATCAAAACTCTAATAAGGAACAATCACTATGATACTGTAAATTCCTATTGCTGGTATTTGCAACATCCTCTCTAACTCTGAATCatctgcaatttttgtttttaatctcacCATCAGGTATATGCAGCACCAACCATCCCTGCGTGTAGCAAAAGTGGATGGCGTGACAGAGAGACAATGTCTTGCCGCTGCCCTTTAATCCATCTGAACAAATCAATAAGGTTCATATACGGATGGAGATTGTCTTTTGCTGCGTATTGTCTTTCAGACTGTGTGACGAATTTGTCAAGGATACAGAACATATATCGCTGTGTGGGTTTGCTTCTATCCGTTTCCTTCAGGTAGGAGATGACCTCCAGGGCGGGCTGCCTCACCATCACGGCCGCTTCGTTAAACGTCTTCAGCTACACACAAGGTAAGCTCTTAGTTaagttatactttttttttctttttttatttaaagaaataatCAGATAATTGTGTGGATGTGTTAAAGAACCAACCTGCTTCTGATATCGTCGAGGGAGGCCATGAGGGAAGAGGGTGCGGATGTGTGCAGACGGTATAGTGTAAAACTGTCCAATGTGCTTTTCTGATTGACAAGCCTAACAAAGGGCAGAAAAGTGAACAAATCAAAATCGTGCAAATTCACAGACAACTAATGATGTTACACTTACTGTACGCCACACATTCATGTTGATTTGTGGATGAGCAGAAGCTTTACTTACTGGATCATTCTCCTGCGTTCTAAAGACCGAGAAAGGCTGAGGTTCTGGCTCAACCACCAAGGCCTCCTGCTGCTGTCCTGATCCACTTGTATGAAGCCACCGAACATGTCTGAccttcaaaaaaatataaatacagaaACATTAGATACCTAGATAAGTCCTACTAACGTGTTTTAATGAGTCCAGAAGAGTACATTGTTTACTCTCATGTAGAAtggtttttttatttctttgcaaGTGTATTTAACTTTTGCATGTAATGATTTAaagtttgtttaaacattcattttcaTACAATTTATGTAGCATTGTGTGTAACATATTTTAGTTTAATGTTTGGGTGcagtttttacatttccaatatttAAGGATAGTGTTATGCTCAAACAAACAGAAAGTACCTAACTTTACTGTGGCTTACAATGATAAATCTCCCTTTGAGGAATAAAACcgctgcctcttttttttttttttttttttgaccaacaCGGGGGCCTACTATGCTACTGTATATTAATGCTGGCCATTGTGACTGAAAATAGAGATAAGGTTGGATGGATAGAGAGATCGgtgaaattgatggatggatctcTGACTGCGTAAATTGAAGATTTGTGCATTATAAAATTCCTTCCAAGCTTACCGTTTGCCGAAGCCTTAAGGACATTCTGTGAAGAGCCATCTTCTGTAATACAAAGCGTTTTACCCAAATGTGcctaaaatgaaatgtttttacaGCACTGTCCTGTCACCTTATGTAAACACgttgcagctagctagctagcaggctagTAAGTTACAGACGCTATTACTTCAGCAATTACAAGCATACAGATACATTTACCAACACGCCCGGTCTTGAATTATTGTTTATAAAAATGCCCTCCTCAGGTTTACATTCCAGGACAACGTGGAGGAGAACTCGCACGCACGACTGCGGCAGAAGTCAATGTGCCAGATACGTCATGGGCGCCGCCATCACGGAGCCTGCCTGACAGGAAGTGACGCTAGTACAACCGCCAATCAGGTTGCACGACTCgcacaaggcaaaacaacagtaAAATGGAGTTTCATGACTCTTCTCAACATGTGTAATTCAAGACAGTGTCTAGatacagatataaaaaaaagaatattttcaGTATCTTTATTTAAAGAAGacgtgatgtttttgttttttaacattctcAGCTGTCTTATGTAATAAGCTTgctttcgttaaaaaaaacaacaacctcaagTATGAAGAATTACAGACATATTTCTACATAGCATATTTCTTGCCATGCTATAATTGCCTCGTTTTAGAGGTGGCTCTGTTTCATGCAGTGAGCCGGCCCCCATCCTGCTGCACCCAGCTGCTTCTTTCTAAATTACTAGCTGAAGCAGAACTCAGAGCATGCAAGTGAAACAAGTGAGTGCCCAAgtcaatgaaaatatttttgtggtgCAAGGCAACCACAAACACCAGCCCCCACCCTCCCACAACTTCTTTGAGTAATCAAGTACAGTACCAcatgccttaaataaaaaataaataaataaataaatgttatttcaTAGTCATGTGCTTTTTGTTTGCCACTACTATATATCTTCTTCTTGACCTGGATTTTCACATTCCACAATCTCACTTTCTTCTATATTTTAAATTAGCAGGGCACTACCCTTCTATGCCTGACTTAAAAATCATCTTCACTTATCACCCATCAATGCGGCCTTCATGTCCCTTTGCCTGCAGGACTGTACTTGAAACCACTCGCCCATGGCTGCTCCATATGGCCCGTATGATACTGAACATAATCTTCCCATCTTGCTACAAGACACTACtcgcttactttttttttttttggctttcttcCCAAATTCTTGTGCTTTTATGAGTCGTAATATGTCTGTCTTCCCTTATTAATTGCCCCTCTTCCTCTTTAATTTGCCTTTTTAATGTCAAATGACTTCCTGCGGTCAAATAATGCTGCATGCTCTATCATTGCGTTTATGCTTGCAAGCAGATTGTTACATCCCAAAAAAATTGGGGCGCTTAACAACCCACAAAGTTGGGTTGATTGATCCAAATCGGGGGTCTGTTGACCTAAATTGGATTATTTTGGATCCAAGTGCATCGTGGGCCTTTGGGTCAGCGTTATTGCAAACCATTCAAGCTTCTGCTTGATagaaaaaatgtaaagaaaGCAAACTAGAACAGCTGAAAATTAATATGGGTTAATCAGGGGTATCATTTTTTTATAGCACAAAAATATAGcatttgaacaagggtgtgtagactttttatagcaCTATACTATTTATTATACACGGTTAAAGTTGAACAAATGAGCACCAATCATTTATAAAAGGTTAAAATTTCATAAGTAATTTAGACATTATTGTGTGCTGGATGTTTTGGGGTCAGTGTACGTGAACTGAAAGTGTAGCAAGCACACAAAAGATGGGAGGCGAGGCGACGGATGaagataaaacattaaaaaataaaataaaaaaaaatgttgctccaGGGCCTCCTGAAGCGTTAGTTAATCCTCTATGCAAAACTTGATTACCAACCAGGCCAAGCAGGGAAAACTGCCCCAGATACCAGAGCCCCGAGTCGGCATCTTTTGCAGTCATCAAATTAATACATATCCCCCCCACAAGAGCACAATATCACCATCAGTGATAACAGTTGAGCGATAATGTCCTTCATTGTCTGCCTGGAGGTCGGGGAGGCTTTCGGCTCTGATTACTTACTTTTATGATTATAAACAATAATTGCATCGTATTACTCTGAATGAGATAGGCTTTATTGATCCCCGAAGAAAAATTGTTGCACAGCACTAGTTAAACTGATGATTTGGGTTTTGCTTTACCGTTAGGCCTGTTCAATTTGGAATTTGACCGCaatatgaatgaaaattaaGTATTATGCAAGCTTCACACAGGATGGCCTGAGCTTAGATTTGAACCTCTGAATTGTGAGGTAGTTTACCAATATTGTCATTACTAAAATGAATGAGTCATATTCAACTGTTGAGGTGGGAAAGCTAGCCACAACTCGAGTCAAATCATCACCATTTTAATACAATTGAAACACACATCATCCTTTTCCATCTCTTCTACATCCTCCTCACTAGCACCAACTGCCCTCATAATCCCTTGCTACAGCTATCAAGCTTCTCTTCGCTCTCCTCTCTAGCTTTGCACCATCCTCATCATCTTTTCTTCAAATATACAGTACGCGCTATCCCTCCCTCCGATGAGCTCATTTCTAATCCTATCTAAGCAAGTCACTCCGAAAGAGAATCTGAACATCTTCATTTCCGCCACCTCCAGCACTGCCTGCTGTCGTCACTTCTGTGCCGCCGTCTCTAAGCCGTACATCATGGCTGACCTCACCACGGTCGTATAAACCTTTACCTTCATCCTAGCAGAGGCTCTTTTATCACAGAAtacacctgttttttttccataaaaagggAGTTAGcagtttcttttttcccctaagAAACCTCAGTGCAAGAATCAAATCAACCTAtctaaaaatgagctcatactaaaaaataaaataaaatcacacaatattgtgcttttgtacattacagcactgcatataaacaacctacaatctctcataacaCTTAATACTGAgggacttacttgctaatgcaagcacactttgagttcctccacacattgactcggttcacatgcgtattacgtgccccttcagctgaccattaacgtggattttgaacatagaagggcaaaaacatgccttgtgaaaattaaactggactaaaatactagccaccagagggtgctagaactgcacaaatagaaatgaagctgacctttttttaaacagatatgctgcttttaatattgtgacatgacgacgatatattgtggcagttttaatacagcagtatcacgatattgccgttattgttaaATCCTTAATAGTAACATCAACCAACGTCGGCTTGTTTAtagcgctaatgctagcttagtattgaTTGCCCTGCTATAGTGGTGAAAGTTGTCTCTTCCGAAACGCAGATCACGCACTATAATAGGGCCCCATCCTCTGTGAGGGGCCCATTTTGTGCAGGGGAACCCACTGCAACCTGCAAACATCTGATCAATGTGAAGGTAGGAACGATCagacatgaactaaaatgtggaCCAAAATTCATTGCaatcacaataaaaaaataaataaataaataaataaataaataaataaataaataaataacctgcAGCTTGTAGCCAACTAGAGACCAGCCTGTGTAGCATCccttaattataaataataataataataaaaaatagaaaacactAGTAGTAAAATTGAATACAtttcacatattttttatttggtttatttacatattttacatacatttgcatttgaacctttttttttatttttattattttgtcccTTTTAAAAATCCAATGAGGTTTTCCCACCCCTGAGCTAACGTGTAATAACACTCTCTCCCCCCTGTCGTCTCTTATGAAGGGCAATGCTGTTGTGTTCACTGCCTCCTTCCTTGCTCTCCCCCGCACACAAGGCAGTGATGAGTTCAGGGCCCGTGGGACACAACGCGACTCATTCTGACTGGCGGGAAACGACGCAACTTTTTCAGCCCGGGAAGTaaccatgagaaaaaaaaattgacattacaGCTGAGCGCAACCAGCGCGCCCCCTAACGGCGGACGGAGAACTGCTTACTCTATGATTATGAAAACACTCCCGCCAATGTACCGAAGCTCGCTCCTTTAGGAGCTGTGTTTTTATAACCTTTTTACTCGTCTGATCCACGCCACGTCAGTTCACGCGCGAGGAGCAGTACAGTCGTCACACGGGTGGGCGGAGGTGGCGGTGCTGCACGGTACGACGGAGGCGGGAAAAGGCTCCGGACAGCAACACCTTATCCCGCGTCTTAAACGCAGTTTGCTACGGGACGCGCTCGCTGCTTTTTCGGGCTTGTTAGGTAAGTAGCCTGCGTAGCTTTTATTCCGGATTGTCACGGCCATGCCGCGTGGGCCTGTTAGCGCCACGCAGCATTGCTAGTGTGCACTTTGCGCTAATTTTATCCCTTGTTGCCGAGTATGTCCTGCGTGTGCACGCTGCTGTCTTTTCCCGCCAGTGAGAGGAGGGGGGTGAAAACAACAAGGTGGCGCATTTTAGCTTTCATTTccgagtgtgtgcgtgt
Coding sequences:
- the dap3 gene encoding small ribosomal subunit protein mS29 isoform X1 — its product is MLGIPCMNIYDNSKVRHVRWLHTSGSGQQQEALVVEPEPQPFSVFRTQENDPACQSEKHIGQFYTIPSAHIRTLFPHGLPRRYQKQLKTFNEAAVMVRQPALEVISYLKETDRSKPTQRYMFYGLKGSGKTLSLCHAIHFCYTQGWLVLHIPDAHRWVKNCKELIPSSFNPSRLDQPLQATEWLRNFKITNEPFLSKIKTKQRYVWTKRELTEEGSPLGELVDQGITRVKSSSDVVGALMKELRQQSEQPGCDFRLAVAVDGVNALWGRSIMKKEDKSTVDPDELTLVYNLRKMMRNDWMGGAIITTLSQTGAMYPPKSYLPQELLGERGFDNMDPFIPVSVPFYSEKEFESCYLYYMDRNWLQHPMSRTEEGKKELIFMTNRSPVLMDRICAFL
- the dap3 gene encoding small ribosomal subunit protein mS29 isoform X2; this translates as MALHRMSLRLRQTVRHVRWLHTSGSGQQQEALVVEPEPQPFSVFRTQENDPACQSEKHIGQFYTIPSAHIRTLFPHGLPRRYQKQLKTFNEAAVMVRQPALEVISYLKETDRSKPTQRYMFYGLKGSGKTLSLCHAIHFCYTQGWLVLHIPDAHRWVKNCKELIPSSFNPSRLDQPLQATEWLRNFKITNEPFLSKIKTKQRYVWTKRELTEEGSPLGELVDQGITRVKSSSDVVGALMKELRQQSEQPGCDFRLAVAVDGVNALWGRSIMKKEDKSTVDPDELTLVYNLRKMMRNDWMGGAIITTLSQTGAMYPPKSYLPQELLGERGFDNMDPFIPVSVPFYSEKEFESCYLYYMDRNWLQHPMSRTEEGKKELIFMTNRSPVLMDRICAFL